The stretch of DNA GCAGCAGCGTGCGCAGGTCGATGACCTCCACCGACAGCCCGTCCTCCTTCTGCAGGATCTCGGCGGCCTCGGCGCTCTTGTGCACCATCGCCGCGTAGGTGACGATGGTCAGGTCCGTCCCCTCGCGGTGCGTGCGCGCCTTGCCCAGCGGAACGATGTAGTCGTCCTGCGGAAGCACCTCGCGCAGCTGCGGCCGGCGGTACAGCCACTTGTGCTCGAAGAACAGCACCGGGTCGTCGTCGCGGATGGCCGCCTTGATCAGCCCCTTGGCGTCGTGCGCCGTGGAGGGATAGACGATCTTGAGCCCCGGCGTGTGGAAGAACGCCATCTCGGGGTTCTGGCTGTGGAACGGCCCGCCGCGCACGCCGCCGCCCGTGGGGCCGCGGATCACCATGGGCACGCCGCCGCTGCCGCGATACCGGCTGGTGGCGATGTAGTTGGTGATGATGTCGTACGCCGTGGAAACGAAGTCCATGAACTGCATCTCCACGATGGGCCGCATCCCCATGTGGGCCGCGCCCGCCGCCGCGCCGGTGAACCCCGTTTCGCTGATGGGCGTGTCGATCACCC from Longimicrobium sp. encodes:
- a CDS encoding alpha-ketoacid dehydrogenase subunit beta, producing MATVIEKPEHVRLTEQGKPVTLLEAIREGMWEEMERDERVFVMGEDIGAYGGAFKMTDGFLDHFGGMRVIDTPISETGFTGAAAGAAHMGMRPIVEMQFMDFVSTAYDIITNYIATSRYRGSGGVPMVIRGPTGGGVRGGPFHSQNPEMAFFHTPGLKIVYPSTAHDAKGLIKAAIRDDDPVLFFEHKWLYRRPQLREVLPQDDYIVPLGKARTHREGTDLTIVTYAAMVHKSAEAAEILQKEDGLSVEVIDLRTLLPLDEEAIIQSVKKTNRLLIVHEDTRTGGIAGEIAMRVNEKAWEWLDAPVLRVAAADAPVPYSPPLEDYFLPQVEDVVKAARHLAAY